Proteins from a genomic interval of Acidobacteriota bacterium:
- a CDS encoding zf-HC2 domain-containing protein encodes MQCQECENLLSDYLDHAIEPHLRKEVEAHLAVCSGCAAVHTELCQLLAASELLLPQVSGPTIRAHRVPQPGSDAISKSPNQWFFLRIKELLFERYVEIKLTIPQFSAVVGIVGGLVLFGFWSLQNPTSLSQGEPRPVFANPASPGTSSPVFVPTNHLVSHSRNYQAERVVLTESITRLSKALETRKMDWDPELRRVFERNMALIDQSLLECEVALRSNPHDFGAEEMLIAAYREKLRLLQEFAAI; translated from the coding sequence ATGCAATGTCAAGAATGTGAGAACCTGCTCTCCGACTATTTGGATCATGCGATTGAGCCTCACCTCAGAAAAGAGGTCGAAGCCCACCTCGCTGTTTGCTCTGGATGCGCCGCGGTACATACTGAATTATGTCAACTCCTGGCCGCCAGTGAATTATTGCTCCCTCAAGTCAGCGGACCAACCATCCGCGCTCACCGCGTCCCTCAACCGGGTTCCGATGCCATCTCAAAGTCGCCAAACCAGTGGTTCTTCTTACGAATCAAAGAACTTCTGTTTGAGCGCTATGTTGAAATCAAGCTGACCATTCCACAATTCTCCGCTGTGGTTGGGATCGTTGGCGGGCTGGTTCTTTTTGGGTTCTGGTCGCTTCAAAACCCAACGTCTCTGAGTCAAGGAGAACCACGCCCGGTGTTTGCGAATCCAGCATCACCAGGCACCTCAAGTCCCGTCTTCGTTCCAACAAATCACCTGGTCTCACATTCTCGGAATTATCAGGCTGAGCGAGTCGTGTTAACCGAATCAATCACCCGACTGAGTAAAGCCCTTGAAACCCGAAAGATGGATTGGGACCCAGAATTGAGACGAGTATTTGAACGAAACATGGCGTTGATTGACCAATCGCTTTTGGAATGCGAAGTGGCATTGCGATCAAACCCCCATGATTTTGGAGCTGAAGAAATGCTGATTGCGGCGTATCGCGAAAAACTGCGACTGCTTCAAGAATTTGCGGCAATTTGA
- a CDS encoding HNH endonuclease, translated as MFVYVLNCHGKPLMPTNPAKARLLLKTGKAKVVRKTPFTIKLLFGSSGYKQDVVAGMDTGSTRVGTAAVANGKVIYQAEVTLRMDVSRKMEQRQAYRRSRRSRKTRYRAARFDNRGASRRQGRLPPSIRSKVESHLRERTHVESLVPVTCWKVETASFDIHRLVNPEVAGVAYQNGPLKDWYHVKAYVLHRDGHQCQSGQKVPHSLKLNVHHVQFRSRQGGTHHGNLVTLCLTCHQDLHQGKFEIKPKRNVTKPATEVGVIATQLKGSGWEFEPTFGYETKYKREQFLKLPKSHIHDAMAICCEDGKVVEAGNGNSFVKRHVSQGDYQQTTGKHSQKQIPTGKLFGLRKFDLIHTVKGIGFVTGKRSTGYFALGAIDGTRLTDSVNIKTNCVRLTARTTTLIQSRSGVSSRPSKDRVSTPKIG; from the coding sequence ATGTTCGTTTATGTTTTGAATTGTCATGGGAAACCGCTGATGCCGACCAATCCGGCCAAAGCCAGGCTCTTGCTCAAGACCGGCAAGGCGAAAGTGGTTCGGAAAACACCGTTCACGATCAAGCTGCTGTTCGGTTCATCAGGATACAAGCAGGACGTGGTGGCGGGGATGGACACGGGAAGCACCAGGGTTGGAACGGCGGCGGTGGCGAACGGCAAGGTGATCTACCAGGCGGAAGTCACACTTCGGATGGATGTTTCGCGCAAGATGGAACAACGCCAAGCCTATCGCCGTAGCCGCCGCAGCCGAAAAACCCGCTACCGGGCAGCCAGGTTTGACAATCGTGGGGCATCACGCCGGCAGGGCCGGTTGCCGCCTTCCATCCGGAGCAAAGTCGAGTCGCACCTGCGCGAGCGCACACACGTCGAGTCATTGGTACCTGTGACTTGCTGGAAGGTGGAAACGGCGAGTTTTGACATTCACCGACTGGTCAATCCAGAGGTGGCGGGAGTTGCATATCAAAACGGACCGCTCAAGGACTGGTATCACGTCAAAGCCTACGTGCTGCACCGGGACGGCCACCAGTGTCAAAGCGGACAAAAGGTCCCCCACAGCCTCAAACTCAATGTCCATCACGTGCAGTTCAGGAGTCGTCAAGGCGGCACCCATCACGGCAACCTCGTCACGCTGTGCCTGACTTGTCATCAGGATTTACATCAGGGAAAGTTTGAGATCAAACCGAAACGAAATGTGACCAAACCGGCGACCGAAGTGGGTGTGATCGCCACCCAACTCAAGGGATCTGGCTGGGAATTTGAACCGACCTTCGGGTACGAAACCAAATACAAGCGCGAGCAATTCTTGAAGTTACCCAAGTCTCACATCCATGATGCGATGGCCATTTGTTGCGAGGATGGCAAAGTCGTCGAAGCCGGGAACGGAAATAGTTTCGTCAAACGTCACGTCAGCCAGGGCGATTATCAGCAAACGACCGGCAAACACAGCCAGAAACAGATTCCAACCGGCAAGCTGTTTGGGTTGCGCAAGTTCGATTTGATTCATACTGTGAAAGGAATTGGGTTTGTCACCGGCAAGCGGAGTACTGGATATTTTGCTCTGGGGGCGATTGACGGGACTCGGCTGACCGACAGTGTCAACATCAAAACCAATTGTGTGCGGTTGACGGCGAGAACCACAACCTTAATTCAAAGCAGGAGCGGCGTTTCCTCCCGACCCAGCAAGGACCGGGTCTCCACGCCGAAAATAGGATGA
- a CDS encoding response regulator, producing the protein MKRILAADDDPAIRFLIQNILRGKFELTMVGDGDQAIQCLQQDTGWDCLLLDIEMPNKTGLDVLQFAKGNPKLHHIPVIILTGVTDIRTQSNALREGVVTYFRKPFSPSQLLSVITATTRNFSN; encoded by the coding sequence ATGAAACGTATCTTGGCTGCCGATGATGATCCGGCAATTCGATTTTTGATTCAAAATATCCTGCGTGGCAAATTTGAACTCACCATGGTTGGTGATGGCGATCAAGCCATACAGTGCTTGCAGCAGGATACCGGTTGGGATTGTTTGTTGCTTGATATTGAAATGCCCAACAAAACCGGGCTCGACGTATTGCAATTTGCCAAAGGGAACCCGAAGTTGCACCATATTCCGGTGATTATTCTAACTGGGGTGACCGATATTCGAACGCAAAGCAATGCTTTGAGGGAAGGCGTGGTTACCTACTTTCGCAAGCCGTTTTCACCATCACAACTTTTATCAGTGATTACGGCCACCACCCGGAATTTTTCAAATTAG
- the sixA gene encoding phosphohistidine phosphatase SixA gives MEIYLLRHGIAYDLGDSGSRTDAERALSPDGKIKMYQQAEGMRQLDLKFDAILTSPLIRARETAEIVAEVLRQSDKLEVCQALALGADPERVCTVLRDQFGSAGAVLLVGHEPDLSLLGAYLISSRGDAALQMKKGSLCRIDSLRVVKAGGSLRWLLTPTQMRLLGKK, from the coding sequence ATGGAGATTTATCTGCTCCGCCACGGTATAGCTTATGATTTAGGAGATAGTGGATCGCGAACGGATGCGGAACGAGCACTCAGCCCGGATGGGAAAATCAAAATGTACCAGCAGGCTGAAGGCATGCGTCAACTTGATCTGAAGTTTGACGCAATTCTCACCAGTCCCCTGATTCGAGCACGTGAAACGGCTGAAATTGTGGCTGAAGTGTTACGGCAGTCAGATAAACTTGAAGTCTGCCAGGCTCTGGCACTTGGCGCTGATCCAGAACGGGTATGCACTGTCTTAAGAGACCAGTTTGGATCGGCTGGGGCGGTGCTGCTGGTTGGGCATGAACCGGATTTGAGTTTGTTGGGGGCGTATTTGATCAGTTCACGCGGAGATGCGGCGTTGCAGATGAAAAAAGGGAGTTTATGCCGGATTGATAGTCTGCGTGTGGTGAAAGCCGGTGGGAGCTTGCGGTGGTTATTGACACCGACTCAGATGCGATTACTGGGGAAGAAATAA
- a CDS encoding rhomboid family intramembrane serine protease, protein MRRTGNLNDWNGSAHNRGGWRRPLTPGVKYLMIFTGLAYLGQVYAIKQGLIDAWFLALVPDRVLQGAVWQFMTASVAYAISADATSNLINLLLGLLGFYFVGTLLEGMWGTKRFLWYYLWAGIVTHLMAFVLMALIGQVHTRFPVSSATAVVFGTFLGSFGALFWEQTVNFNFVPLRGKTLVWVMTGVAIFLLLRGDFWWAGTLSGVWVGVLSVRKDQSRWYRTVIAEIQERIRLWRIRRKYRNFKVIDAEMKELWDDLEDRINRDNQSKHIH, encoded by the coding sequence ATGCGACGAACTGGTAACCTCAATGATTGGAATGGGTCAGCTCACAATCGGGGTGGATGGCGCCGGCCACTCACGCCTGGGGTGAAATATTTGATGATCTTCACCGGGTTGGCCTATCTTGGACAGGTTTATGCCATCAAGCAGGGCCTGATTGATGCCTGGTTTCTGGCACTGGTGCCTGACCGGGTTCTCCAGGGAGCCGTCTGGCAATTTATGACCGCCTCGGTTGCCTATGCGATTTCGGCGGATGCCACCAGCAACCTTATAAATCTCCTTCTGGGGTTGCTCGGATTTTATTTTGTGGGGACTTTGCTGGAAGGAATGTGGGGGACCAAACGATTTCTCTGGTACTACCTTTGGGCCGGGATTGTGACACACCTGATGGCCTTTGTGTTGATGGCGCTCATTGGCCAGGTTCATACCCGGTTCCCCGTTTCAAGTGCCACCGCCGTGGTGTTTGGGACATTCCTGGGGAGTTTTGGAGCCTTGTTTTGGGAGCAAACGGTAAATTTCAATTTTGTTCCCTTGCGCGGAAAAACGCTGGTTTGGGTTATGACCGGAGTGGCGATTTTTCTCTTGTTACGGGGTGATTTCTGGTGGGCTGGAACCCTGAGCGGGGTATGGGTTGGTGTTCTGTCGGTTCGGAAAGATCAATCCCGATGGTACCGAACCGTGATTGCCGAAATACAGGAACGGATTCGACTCTGGAGAATCCGGCGTAAGTATCGTAATTTCAAGGTGATTGATGCTGAGATGAAAGAATTGTGGGATGACCTTGAAGATCGGATCAATCGAGACAACCAAAGTAAACATATCCACTAA
- a CDS encoding S8 family serine peptidase, whose translation MKRYLALLSLVLFAASVLYTSIGRMQSGSTFQSPANSRPVVTQLEEEQPMILPDGYVSASDRHKVMVSADDAALYTELTASGGVLTEENYGSFRVLTVNSKTLESVQGRAEVRDDMNVITLNGYQLDTTNPEATLASLPLEFVRTKDAETKAVQSDKGSRTKLFIVQFSGPIQDNWYKKLVKTGVRVVSYVASNGYVVEATNGQIEKLDAMRQEAKNGVQYVGFYEPAFRTTSVLRNAYTKGMAGSVDITVQIVNNHRADETIAKLTEISSRVIREAHPVLEYQNITLTVPVSQLAEISQIDNVFGVEPYYSPRLMDERQGQIMAGNISGSTVNGPGYLSWLQSKGFSGTGQFDFVVDVTDDGVDRGSTTDVNQEYKVGGSSSGASRLVYNNNYTGDSSADGGGGHGNINASIIFGYNSSTGSAYEDAAGHNYGLGIAPWVKVGNSKVFSNGSAATFTQSATVRLKAAYTGGARISNNSWGYTSGNSYNTDSQEHDRIVRDADSAATGNQEMTVVFAAGNDGSGSNTVRPPATAKNIITVAAFENDRQTGTDGCATDNTGANSVNDVIGFSSRGPCSDGRIKPDLGAPGTHIQGAASRSTVYSGNGVCNKYWPTGQTLYAWSSGTSHSAPGVAGAAALVRQYFINQGWGIPSPAMVKAYLANSTRYMNGVGANDTLPSNNQGMGSVNLGTGFDAEQRVMLDQTRVLSTTGETYSTSGNIVSGSKPFRVTLAWTDAAGPTTGNAWVNNLDLEVTVGTVTYKGNVFSGANSLSGGNADIRNNMESVFLPAGTTGSFTVRVVGTNIGGDGIPGNGDTTDQDFALVIYNATTGGNPTPDYSVSTSPTSGTVTAGSSTTSTVTVSSINGFTGTVNLTASGLPSGASASFSPASVASGAGTSTMTISTTSATVAGAYPVTITGTSGSTTRTASYTLNVTASGGGGGSQTVTGSNNTAIAIPDNNTTGITSVINIPNSLTIQSVSTSVNITHTWRGDVQIELISPAGTTTTLKATSSSDSADNIVATYTPTAFNGQNSAGNWTLRVKDLASADTGTLNSWSISITGTAASGGGGSTGNFTMSLSSSSGTWRRGYSYTRTVYVTRSGGHSSPVTLSYSTSKTGLFSSVTASVNPIPATGTSSVMTFRVSSSAPTGSATVTIIGKDGNNLQRSTTLSLSITT comes from the coding sequence ATGAAGCGCTACCTTGCCCTATTAAGTCTGGTCCTGTTTGCGGCCAGCGTCCTGTATACCAGCATTGGACGCATGCAATCAGGAAGCACGTTTCAGTCGCCCGCGAACAGCCGTCCAGTGGTGACACAACTTGAAGAAGAACAGCCAATGATATTGCCTGATGGCTATGTCAGCGCCAGCGACCGTCACAAAGTGATGGTTTCCGCTGATGATGCGGCCCTGTATACCGAATTGACCGCCTCAGGTGGCGTTCTGACTGAAGAAAATTACGGAAGTTTCCGTGTCCTGACCGTCAACTCCAAAACTTTGGAAAGCGTTCAAGGCCGGGCTGAAGTTCGCGATGACATGAACGTGATCACGCTGAACGGATACCAGTTAGATACAACCAATCCGGAAGCCACATTGGCCAGTTTGCCTCTTGAGTTTGTCCGCACCAAAGATGCTGAAACAAAAGCTGTTCAAAGCGACAAAGGCAGCCGCACCAAGCTCTTCATCGTCCAGTTCTCAGGTCCGATCCAGGACAACTGGTACAAAAAACTGGTGAAGACCGGTGTTCGGGTTGTGAGCTATGTGGCTAGCAACGGATATGTTGTCGAGGCGACCAATGGGCAAATCGAGAAGCTGGATGCAATGCGTCAGGAAGCCAAAAATGGTGTGCAGTATGTTGGGTTCTATGAACCAGCCTTCCGCACCACTTCAGTGCTCCGCAATGCATACACCAAAGGAATGGCTGGTTCGGTTGATATCACTGTCCAGATTGTGAACAACCACCGCGCTGACGAAACAATTGCGAAGCTGACCGAAATATCCAGCCGCGTGATTCGCGAAGCCCATCCAGTGCTTGAATATCAAAACATCACGCTGACGGTCCCGGTTTCCCAGTTGGCTGAAATCAGCCAGATTGACAACGTGTTTGGCGTTGAACCTTACTACTCACCACGGTTGATGGATGAACGTCAAGGCCAGATTATGGCGGGTAATATTAGTGGTTCGACCGTTAACGGCCCAGGTTATCTGTCCTGGTTGCAGTCAAAAGGCTTTTCTGGAACCGGGCAGTTTGATTTTGTGGTTGACGTGACGGACGACGGGGTTGATCGTGGCTCCACAACGGATGTCAACCAGGAATACAAAGTGGGTGGTTCCTCCTCAGGCGCCAGCCGCCTCGTGTACAACAACAACTACACTGGTGACTCGTCAGCCGATGGTGGCGGCGGTCACGGAAATATCAATGCTTCGATTATTTTTGGCTATAACAGTTCAACCGGGTCGGCGTATGAAGATGCCGCTGGGCACAACTATGGCCTTGGCATTGCGCCGTGGGTGAAAGTTGGAAATTCGAAAGTCTTCAGCAACGGCAGCGCGGCAACCTTTACCCAGTCAGCCACGGTTCGGTTAAAGGCTGCGTACACAGGTGGTGCTCGCATCAGCAACAATAGCTGGGGCTACACCTCGGGGAACTCATACAACACTGACTCACAAGAACATGACCGGATTGTGCGTGATGCTGATTCTGCTGCAACGGGCAACCAGGAAATGACAGTTGTGTTTGCGGCTGGCAACGACGGATCAGGTTCAAACACGGTGCGTCCACCGGCAACCGCCAAAAACATCATTACGGTGGCGGCGTTTGAAAATGACCGCCAGACTGGAACTGATGGATGTGCCACCGATAACACCGGTGCCAATAGCGTCAATGATGTAATTGGTTTTTCAAGCCGTGGTCCATGCTCAGATGGACGTATTAAGCCCGATCTGGGTGCACCTGGAACACACATTCAAGGTGCGGCTTCACGGTCAACTGTTTATTCTGGCAATGGTGTGTGCAACAAGTACTGGCCGACTGGTCAGACACTGTATGCCTGGTCATCTGGAACGTCCCACTCGGCTCCTGGTGTGGCTGGTGCAGCGGCACTGGTTCGCCAATACTTCATCAACCAGGGTTGGGGAATTCCAAGCCCAGCGATGGTCAAAGCGTACCTTGCCAACTCAACCCGCTATATGAACGGCGTTGGTGCCAACGACACCCTGCCGTCAAATAATCAAGGAATGGGCAGCGTCAACCTGGGAACAGGCTTTGATGCTGAGCAGCGCGTGATGCTGGATCAAACCCGCGTGTTGAGCACCACGGGTGAAACCTATTCAACTTCTGGAAACATTGTGAGTGGTTCGAAACCTTTCCGAGTGACCCTGGCCTGGACGGATGCGGCTGGCCCAACGACTGGCAATGCCTGGGTCAACAACCTGGATCTCGAAGTGACGGTGGGCACTGTAACCTACAAAGGCAACGTGTTCTCAGGCGCAAATTCACTCTCAGGTGGCAACGCCGACATTCGCAACAATATGGAATCCGTTTTCCTGCCAGCCGGAACGACCGGGAGCTTTACGGTTCGTGTGGTGGGAACAAATATCGGTGGCGATGGAATCCCAGGCAACGGTGACACCACCGATCAGGATTTTGCCCTTGTGATCTACAATGCAACCACAGGTGGAAACCCAACTCCAGACTATAGTGTTTCAACATCCCCAACCAGTGGCACTGTCACGGCTGGTAGCTCAACCACCTCAACCGTAACCGTGAGCAGCATCAATGGCTTTACCGGTACTGTAAACCTGACGGCTTCGGGCCTGCCGAGCGGCGCCTCAGCTTCTTTCAGCCCAGCTTCAGTCGCTTCCGGTGCTGGCACGTCAACGATGACCATTAGCACAACGTCCGCGACCGTGGCTGGTGCGTATCCCGTGACGATCACCGGCACGAGTGGCTCAACCACCCGCACGGCGAGCTATACATTGAATGTGACCGCGAGTGGTGGCGGCGGCGGAAGCCAAACCGTTACTGGCAGCAATAACACCGCAATTGCCATCCCGGATAACAACACCACTGGCATCACCAGTGTCATCAATATCCCCAATAGCCTGACCATTCAGAGCGTTAGCACGTCAGTTAACATCACGCATACCTGGCGAGGTGATGTGCAAATCGAACTGATCAGCCCGGCTGGGACGACCACCACACTGAAAGCAACCAGTTCAAGTGACAGCGCGGATAATATCGTTGCCACCTATACCCCAACCGCCTTCAACGGGCAGAATTCAGCCGGAAACTGGACGCTTCGGGTGAAAGATCTGGCTTCAGCCGATACTGGAACCTTGAACAGTTGGAGCATCTCCATCACTGGAACGGCGGCGAGTGGCGGCGGCGGATCAACCGGCAACTTTACGATGTCGCTTTCCAGCTCATCTGGCACCTGGCGACGTGGCTACAGCTACACTCGCACGGTGTATGTTACCCGCTCAGGCGGTCACTCATCACCGGTGACGTTGTCATACAGCACCTCAAAAACCGGTTTGTTCTCCAGCGTGACGGCATCGGTCAACCCGATTCCTGCCACCGGAACCAGCAGCGTGATGACCTTTAGAGTGTCAAGCTCCGCACCAACCGGATCGGCAACCGTCACCATTATTGGAAAGGACGGAAATAACCTTCAGCGGAGCACAACGCTGAGCCTGTCAATTACAACCTAG
- a CDS encoding DUF4097 family beta strand repeat protein yields MCIVLFSFGLHVPIQGSASGLMIRSYRVDPQSARLSLRGMKGPITITTAARDEIKVKAESQTGQVKIADRQLDNFVQISVADDRAGLVKFEVVVPPTCNLEIKCLDGAISIQDAIGSVSAETTDGDITLKNLRCAQVNACSTSGRIFFDGEILPKGNYSFQSFNNLIDLTVPAAAPFQLDGTAFTADIDLGGFVVTNFAPGNKQLSGIHRQGSARIYLMTHRGQIRFHKK; encoded by the coding sequence GTGTGCATCGTCCTTTTTAGCTTTGGCTTGCACGTTCCGATTCAAGGATCGGCGTCAGGTCTAATGATCCGATCCTATCGGGTTGACCCTCAATCCGCACGTCTTTCCCTGCGTGGCATGAAAGGGCCAATTACCATTACAACCGCAGCCAGGGATGAGATCAAAGTGAAAGCTGAAAGCCAAACTGGGCAGGTAAAAATTGCTGACAGGCAACTTGATAACTTTGTCCAGATTTCAGTGGCGGATGACCGGGCAGGTCTGGTGAAATTTGAAGTGGTTGTTCCTCCAACCTGTAACCTGGAAATTAAATGCCTGGATGGTGCCATATCAATTCAAGATGCCATTGGCTCGGTCAGTGCAGAAACGACAGATGGCGATATCACGCTGAAAAATCTGCGGTGTGCTCAGGTCAACGCCTGTTCGACGAGCGGACGAATTTTCTTTGATGGGGAAATTCTGCCCAAAGGCAATTATTCATTCCAATCATTTAATAATCTCATTGATTTGACGGTACCAGCCGCCGCCCCGTTTCAACTTGATGGGACAGCGTTTACTGCCGACATTGATCTCGGCGGATTCGTAGTCACAAACTTTGCTCCAGGCAATAAACAGCTCTCGGGCATTCATCGGCAAGGAAGCGCTCGAATCTACTTGATGACCCATCGGGGTCAAATTCGGTTTCATAAGAAATGA
- the gatB gene encoding Asp-tRNA(Asn)/Glu-tRNA(Gln) amidotransferase subunit GatB → MNLREKYEPVIGLEIHAQLKTNSKIFCGCATHFDALPNANTCPVCLGLPGALPVLNHEVVEKAARAARALNLQITQTSIFARKNYFYPDLPKGYQISQYDRPFSISGFVEIPTTERDHHGRPIEWRLKRFRIQRLHLEEDAGKSLHEGMPDSAHTSYVNLNRSGMPLAEIVSEADFRSSWEAYDYVQYLRRSLLYVDACDGNMEEGSLRCDANVSVRLRGTEAFGTRTEIKNLNSFRFIQRAIDYEIDRQMELLESGGRVAQETRLWNEKEGRTYTMRSKEEAHDYRYFPEPDLPPLRLHPEWIAEVDNRMPELPEARRRRFISEYALSFDDSMLLTSAREIADFYEATAKASGNTRAAANWITSELLARMKADDLQNSPISPAALGEMIKLIDDGTISGKMAKEIFDQMFKTGKSAAALVKEMGGGQISDASQLETIIADAIAANPKQAADYRAGKQALLAFFVGQVMKVTKGKANPQLVNDILKAKLAE, encoded by the coding sequence ATGAACCTGAGAGAGAAATACGAACCTGTCATTGGGCTTGAAATCCATGCCCAGTTGAAGACCAATTCAAAGATTTTTTGCGGCTGTGCCACCCACTTCGACGCACTGCCAAATGCCAATACCTGCCCGGTTTGCCTTGGTCTGCCTGGAGCCCTCCCGGTCCTCAATCACGAAGTGGTTGAAAAAGCAGCCCGCGCCGCCCGGGCCCTCAACTTACAGATTACCCAGACATCCATTTTCGCCCGGAAGAATTACTTCTACCCGGACTTACCCAAGGGCTACCAGATCTCACAGTATGATCGCCCGTTTTCAATCAGCGGATTTGTCGAAATCCCAACTACTGAGCGCGATCATCATGGTCGCCCGATTGAATGGCGATTAAAACGGTTTCGGATTCAACGCCTCCATCTCGAAGAAGATGCCGGCAAAAGTCTGCACGAAGGAATGCCTGATTCCGCGCACACCTCCTATGTCAATCTCAATCGAAGCGGTATGCCGCTGGCTGAAATTGTCAGTGAGGCTGATTTTCGAAGTAGTTGGGAAGCCTATGATTACGTGCAGTATCTGCGCCGTAGCCTGCTCTATGTTGATGCCTGTGATGGCAATATGGAGGAAGGAAGTTTGCGCTGTGATGCCAACGTGTCAGTTCGGCTACGGGGAACTGAAGCATTTGGGACACGGACGGAAATCAAGAACCTGAATTCATTCCGATTTATTCAACGGGCGATTGATTATGAAATTGATCGCCAGATGGAGCTTTTAGAAAGTGGCGGGCGCGTGGCACAGGAAACACGGCTCTGGAACGAAAAAGAAGGCCGGACTTACACCATGCGCAGCAAGGAAGAAGCCCACGACTACCGATATTTCCCCGAACCTGATTTGCCACCGCTCCGTCTGCATCCAGAGTGGATTGCCGAAGTTGACAACCGGATGCCTGAATTACCAGAAGCCCGGCGGCGTCGGTTCATCAGTGAATACGCTCTGTCGTTTGACGACAGCATGTTGTTAACCAGCGCCCGTGAAATCGCTGATTTTTATGAAGCCACCGCCAAAGCATCTGGAAATACCCGGGCCGCGGCCAACTGGATCACCAGTGAGTTGCTGGCGCGGATGAAAGCTGACGATTTGCAGAACTCCCCGATTTCACCTGCGGCTTTGGGCGAGATGATCAAGCTGATTGATGACGGCACCATCAGTGGCAAAATGGCGAAAGAAATTTTTGACCAGATGTTTAAGACTGGAAAATCAGCCGCCGCCCTGGTCAAAGAAATGGGAGGGGGACAGATTTCAGATGCCTCGCAACTGGAAACCATCATTGCCGACGCCATTGCGGCAAACCCCAAACAGGCAGCCGATTACCGGGCCGGGAAACAGGCATTGCTGGCCTTCTTTGTTGGTCAAGTGATGAAGGTCACCAAAGGAAAGGCCAATCCGCAACTGGTCAATGATATTTTGAAAGCCAAACTGGCTGAATAA